The Thioalkalivibrio thiocyanodenitrificans ARhD 1 nucleotide sequence AAGGATGCCTTCGCGGATGAGGTAGACGCGTTCGGCTCGGGTACCCTCGTCGTCGAAGCCGTAGTTGGCCACCTCCCCGGGTACGGCGGGGTCATGGGTGACATTGAGCAGCGAAGAACCGTAACGATAATTGCCGAACATGTCCGGGCTCACGAAACTCGCACCGGCGAAGTTGCGCTCGTCGCCCAGGATGCGATCGAGCTCCAGGGGATGACCGATGCTTTCATGGATCTGCAGCGTCATCTGGCTCGGCATGAGCAGCAGGTCCGCCCGGGTGTCGGGGCATTCGGGGGCATCCAGCAGCGCCAGGGCCTCCTCGGCGACGCGTGTGGCGTCGTCCGGGAACCCATAGGCCGGCAGACGTTCCAGGCCGCCCTGCGTGGCCGCGCCCCAGCCGCCGCCGGTGCGCATCTGGGTCTGTGCGCCGCGGTTTGCCACGGCGGCATAGCCGGGGACGAGGTAGTGAAAGTCCTGCTCGATGACCACGCCATCGCTCGTGTAGAGATGAGTCTGCACATGGCGGTGGTCCAGCCGGGCCAGCCAGTCCACGATGGCGTCGTGGATCCTGAGTGCGCGGTTGATGTCCACGAGCATCCGGATCTTGTCGTCCAGCGGCCAGGCTTCCCAGGGCGTGTCGACGGCGGAGCCGTATCGCCCGGAGTGCCGCGGGCGGGGCATGCGGCCGGCATCAAACAGGGCGTGACGACGGTTAACCTCCAGCCACTGCAGTGCCCGGTGGCAGGCCGCCTCCAGCCCGGCACGGCTCAGTTCGCTGGTGGCCGCATAGGCCGAGGCGCGGCCGTCCACGAGCGTGATGTGCGCCCCCTGGTCCAGATCCTCGGTGGGGGGCTGGAGGACGCCTTCGCGTACGGTCAGTCCCCGGGCATGTTCGCGAACAAGCCGCAACGACCAGAACCCGACCGAAGGCACGATCGCCTTGAAGTCCTCCAGTACACGTTTCCACTGCATGGTCATGGTCCCTGCACGGTATCGGGAAACAGCAGGTCGATAAAGCGTTGGGCCGTAGGCCGCGGTGCGTGGTTGGCAAGGCCCGGACGCTCGTTGGCCTCGATGATCACGTAGTCCTCGCCACGCACGTCAGGCATGAGCAGGTCGAGACCCATGACGGGGATGTCGATGAGCCGGGCGGCCTCCAGGGCCATGCCGGCGATATGCGGATGCAGCAGGTGGGTGACATCGTGGATGGTAGCGCCCTTGTGCAGATTGTAGGTATCGCGCACCACCAGTTCCACGCCGGCCTCCAGCACATGGTCCAGACCGAAACCGGCATCGTGCACGCAGCGTTCGGTTTCGTGATCCAGGGGGATGCGGCTCTCACCCCCAGTCTCCTGTTCGCGTTCCCGGCTGCGGACCTTGATGAGGGTGCGGATATCGTCGTGGCCGTTGCCCACGATGGTTGGTGCACGGCGCACTGCCGCGGCCACGACCTCGTCACCGATCACAAGAATGCGCAGGTCCTCGCCGTCCACATGCTCCTCCAGCAGCACAGTGTCGGCGAAGCGGCGCGCATCACGCACGGCCATGTCCATCTCGTCGGCGTCGTGGATGTTCACACTCACCCCGGCACCCTGTTCACCGCGCAGCGGCTTGACCACGATACGTCCGTGACGCTCCAGGAATGCCCGATTGGCCTCCTCATCGCCCGCACGCACCTGTTCGGGGACCCGCAGGCCTGCTCTGCGCAGCAGGCGGAGTGTCGCGCTCTTGTCATCGCATAGGGACATGGCGATGGCGCTTGTCAACTCGCTGAGCGACTCCAGGCACACAATGGACCGTCCGCCGTGGGTGAGGCAGAAATACCCGGCCTCCGGATCCAGCAGCCTGAAGGTAATGCCGCGCCGAAGCGCCTCATCGACAATGATGCGTGCGTAGGGATTGAGGAGATCGAGGTCCCGATGGTGATCCGGTGGGCTGTTTCCCATGCCTGAGTGTACGCCGCCGGGTCGACCGGCAGCGGCTCGATGTGTGCTCTCCAACCAGTGTAGCGCGATCCGTCCCCGGGTCGCATTGGCGGGTCATGAAATGCGGGACCGGTCCCGGCCCGGAAGGCGGGTGTGCAGCGCCTCACCGTGTAGCGCCATTTGCCGGACGATGAGACTCTGTTCGAGCCTTGCACGTCCACCCGGCTGCAACGCAAGTCCCCTCCGGATCCGGCCGTGTTCGATGTTCCCTTGCTTGAGTCGACTCCCTTATGCACATGTTGCGGCACGCCCTCTCAGGCCGCCATCATCCGCTCCAGGGCGGCCTGGTCCGGCCCAATAAACGGCGCCGCGTCGGGGGCCTTGGCGAGGTTGTCCAGCAGCGTGTCGGTCATGCCCTCGGCGGGCGGCAGGTGGCTGCTCAGCACCGCCTTCGGCTGCAGATCGGCCACGGCCTGCAGGCTCTCCCGGAACCGGGCGCGATCGACCCGATGCAACCACGGGGCATCGACTGTCGCCCAGCCTGTCATGCCCGTGCGGAGCGTTTCCGGATCCACGTCTGCCGCGTGCACGGCCGCCGCCGGAAGGAGGGCGCCGAAACAATCGGCGCTGAACAGCGTGCCCGTGGTCGGATCGAACAGGCCGGTGGATTCCGGCGCATCGAACACTGGGGGCGTCACGGCCAGCAGTCTGCGGTCGCCTGCATCCAGCGACTGCCCGGGGTTGAGCAGGTGGATCCGGTCCACCGGCAGCCCCAGGAGGCCCATCTTGGCCATGCCGAGGAAGGTCGTGACGACCCGTGCCCGGGGTGCCCGCTCCAATACCGAGGCCAGATTGCCCACGTGGTCCGGGTCCGGATGGGTCAGCCAGATCCAGTCGAGCCGCGCCGGGTCGATGGATTGTTCCAGCGCACGGAGAAACGCGGCCCCGAGGGCCGCGTTGCCCGTGTCCACCAGCACCGGCCGGGCGGCTCGGATCACGAAGGCGTTGACGGGTAGCACGCCGAAGCCGGGCACCGGCAGCCAGGTGCCCAGGGCGTCCACGTCGGGGTTGACGGAGGTGGTGCTGATCAAGGGTTGTTCGATCATTGGGATGCTTCTCCCCGGGGTGGGTTGAACAGGGCGGCTTTCACCTGGTCGGCAGGCTTTTTTTTTCAGTGAACACATATGTTCACTGCGTATGGAAGATAGTCCCGGTGCAGCCGCTTGTCAATATTTGGATAAACATCTATGATCACCGATATGGAGAAACGCAGATACACGCTCAGGAAGCGCGCCGAGGCGAAGGAGGACACGCGGGCGCGCATCGTCGATGCCATCATCGATGTGCACCGGGAACTGGGGCCGCGCAACGCCACCGTGAGCGCCGTCGCCGAGCGGGCGGGTGTGCAGCGGCTGACGGTGTACCGGCATTTCCCGGACGACGCGAGCCTGTTCGAGGCCTGCACGTCGACCTGGCTGGAGCGCAACCCGCCGCCGGACGCGGCATTCCTCGAGGGGATCGCCGATCCGGCCGCGCGCACGCGGCGGGGGCTGGAGGCGCTCTACGGGTATTACCGGAGAACCCGGCGCATGTGGGCGGTCTCCTACCGGGACATGGAGGAAGTACCGGCCCTTCAGGAACCCATGGCCGGTTTCGAGGCCGGGCTGGAAGATTATCTCCAGGCCCTCTTGCGGGGCTGGGGACTGCGCGGCGCGCGCCGCGCCCGCGTGGCGGATACCCTGGCGCTGGCGCTGCGTTTTCACACCTGGGAGGCACTGGCGACACGGGGGCGCGACGATGCGTCCAAGGCCGGGCTGGTGATGGAATGGCTCGCGGGCATCACAGGCGGGCGGTCGTTGCGATGACCGGCCGGATCTCCCTGCGGCGGGTCCATGCCGAACCGCAGGCTGAAGACGGTCTGCGCGTGCTGGTGGACCGGCTCTGGCCGCGCGGCCTGCGCAAGGCCGATGCAGCCGTGGACCTGTGGCTGCGGGAGATCGCGCCGTCCCACGAGCTGCGCCGCTGGTTCGGCCACGATCCGGCACGCTGGACGGAATTCCGTGCCCGCTACCGGGACGAACTGGCCGGCCGGCCGGATCGCCTGCGCGAACTGATGGCGCACTGCCGGCGCGGCCCGGTGACCCTGCTATACGCCGCTCGGGACGGCGACCGCAACAATGCGGTTGTGCTGCTCGAAGTGCTGCGGGAGGAGCTTGCGGAAGAGGCGCGCGTCGATGAACCCGCATCTCCCGTGTGCTATGCCCCGCCGGATCACGGTCACACCTGATCCCGGAGGGTGTCGCCATGGAAGCGCGGCCTGGCTGCGCATCCGCGCGGTCAACCCCGACCCCCGTGTTCCGCCGTCAAGGCGCCTTCCGCGGTGGGCGGGGATCGGCGCGGCACCCCCCGCGGCCCCTGGTCATCCGTCGGCGCCGGTCTCCCGCGGTGCCTGTACGCGTTGCTCATCGGGCAGACGCACCTCCTCGGTTCGCCACACCAGCAGCCACGCCACCGCGGCAGTCGCCACGCCCCAGAACCACATGCCGTTGGTCATCGGAAAGGGCGTGCCGTCCATCGCCGCGCCCAGCCACAGGCCCATGGCGAAGGCTGCCAGCATCATCAGGAATCCGCAAAGCGCCGAGGCCGCGCCTGCGGCGTAGGGGAACGGCGCCACTGCGCCGCTTTGCCCGCAGGGCTGGTGCACGCCGTGGCCGAGCATGAAGAGGTACTGCGGCACCATGATTGCCCAGATCCCATGCACCCCGGCGAGCGCCAGCACCCCGAACGATGTGCCGCCTGCCAGCGAGAACAGTCCCCCGATGGCCACGGTCTGCCGGACGCCGAACCGGATCAGCAGGCGCCGGCACATGAAGGTGCCGAACAGGTAGGCGGCCGACATGGAGGCCATCCAGAAGCCGTAAGCGGTGCGCGGCACCCCGTGGATCTCGATGAGCACAAACGGGGATGCCGCCAGGAAGGTGAACAGTCCGCCATAGGTGGCCGCCGCCAGCAGCGCGAAGGACCAGAAGGCATGCCTGGAAAGGATGTGGCCCCAGATTTTGACCAGCATGGTCGGCTGCAGGGCGCGCGGGTTGGGCTCGCGCACCGTCTCCTCGAAGCGCAGCACCAGCAGCGCCAGGGTCAGGGCGCCGAACACCGCCAGCATCAGCAGGCTCGCCCGCCACCCGAACGCGTCGGTCAAAAGGCCGCCCAGCGGTGCGCTCAGGCAGGCGATGACCCCCAGCCCGGAGAAACCCTTGCTCATCACCCGCGCCGCGACCTCCGGGGTATACAGGTCGCGCACGATGGCCCGGGCGCACATCACCGACGCCCCCATGGCCGCTCCCTGCACGGCGCGCCAGACGACCAGCTGCATCATCGTGTCGGCGAACGTGCTGGCCAGGGCGGCCAGGGTGTAGAGGGACAGGCCGACCAGCAGCACCGGACGGCGCCCGAAGCGATCCGACAGCGGCCCCCAGATGAGCTGTGAAGCGCCAAAGGCGAGCAGCATCGCGCCCAGTGTCAGCTGACCCAGCGCCACGGGGGCATCCAGTTCCGCGGTCATGGTCGGCAGGGCCGGGAGGTAGAGGTCGGTGGTGATCGGCTGGATGCCGAGCAGCAGGGACAGGATGAGGACGATCAGTCGTGGGGACATCATGCAGCATTTCGCCGGGTCAGGGCGCAAGGGCGCCGCCCTGTGTCGCCGGCCGCTCGCACGCTTGCTGGGTGCCCGTCATGATGCCGACAAGGCCGATCCGGCGCCAGTAACCGGAGCTCCGGCAGGTATAGCGTTGAGCGATTGCCGGAGCGCCGGCATAGAATCGGCCCATTGATCCCGGGCAACCCGTGTACCTTGTCCGGGTGGCCGAACCGGCAGTCTCACGCGGGCCTCGATCTCGCCTGGCATTGATACGACACCCCTGTTCGGGGATGATCTGTTTCCGGTCGCGCGCGCCTGTCCTGTTTCAGGGTCCCGGCATTCGCGCGGCCCGTGTACTTCAGCCCGCCGCCGGCACCCGGCCGTTGGCATGACCCCGGGTTGGTCCCTGCGTCTTTGCATGTTGCAAGCACCTGCAATCCTTGAATGCGCACTCTGTGGCCGTGGCGCGATCGGGCACGCCGCGGATCGCCGGCGCCGTTTCTTCCGCTGCCGGAACTGCGGACTGGTGTTTGCCGATCCGGCCACGCATCCGCATGCGGCCGCCGAGCGCGCCACCTACGACCTGCACGAGAACGACCCGGCGGATCCCCGCTACCGGGCCTTTCTTGCGCGTCTGTCCGGGCCGCTGCTGCAGCACCTGCGGCCGGGCATGGAGGGGCTCGATTACGGCTGCGGGCCGGGGCCGGCACTGTCCGTGATGCTGGAAGAGGCGGGCATGCGCATGGCCCTCTACGATCCCTTTTACGCACCGGACATGGCCGTCCTGGAGCGCCGCTATGATTTTGTGACCTGCACGGAAGTGGTGGAGCACTTCCACCGCCCGGCCGCGGACTGGACGCGGTTGGCCGGTCTGCTGCGCCCCGGCGGTCGGCTCGGGGTGATGACCCGCATGGTGCCCGAGGACCGGGCGTTTCATCGGTGGCATTACAAGAACGATCCGACTCATGTGGCTTTCTACAGCCCGCGGGTGATGGCGTGGCTGGCCGGACACCTGGGCCTGGAGATCGACCTGATGGAAGGCGACGTGGTGCTGATGCGCAGGCCCTGACGGTGCCATTGCCCAAACCCCGCGCCGCGTTTACAGTCGATCCACACTTTCATCTCCCGGCAGAGGTACCCGATGTTCATCAGCGTGCTCGAACTGTTCAAGATCGGCATCGGGCCGTCCAGTTCCCACACCATGGGGCCCATGGTGGCCGCGGCCGCCTTCGCGCTCCGGGCACGTGAGTGGCTCGCCACGCATGGGGGCAACGCAGAGGTGTCCCTGCGCTGCACCCTCAAGGGCTCACTGGCCTACACGGGGCTGGGGCATGGAACGGACCGGGCCGTGGCGCTGGGTTTCCATGGCCACACCCCCCGGGGCGTGTCGGACCAGGACGTGGATGCCCTGGTGCAGTCGATCTGGCAGACCCGTGTCATTCCGATCGGCGGCGGGGAGGCCATCCGCTTCTCACCCGGGACCGATATCGTCTTCGACCGGGGCGAGCCATTGCCGGAACACCCCAATGGCATGATCTTCGAACTGCGCGATCGATCGGGCGAGGTGCTGCTCTCGGAGACCAGTTTCTCCATCGGCGGCGGATTCGTCAGCACGCTGGAGGAGATTCACCGCCTGGTGGCACCGCTGTCCATGGAGTCGACCGACGCATGCCCCTGGGGATTCGACTCGGCCCGCGAGATGCTGCGCATGGCTGAGCAGAGCGGTCTGTCCATTGCCGCCATGAAGCGCGCCAATGAGTTGGCCGTGATGACCGGGACGGCCCTTGATGAGGGCCTGGACGCCATCTGGGAGGCCATGCGGCGATGTATCCACACGGGCCTGGCGGCGGAAGGGGTCCTGCCCGGCGGGCTGGAGCTTTCCCGGCGCGCAAGGGCACTGCATGAACAGCTCGTGGACAACCCGAACGACGCCACGGTCAACGACTGGCTGTGCGCCTACGCCATGGCGGTGAATGAGGAGAACGCGGCCGGCCACATGGTGGTGACGGCCCCCACGAACGGCGCGGCCGGTGTGATCCCGGCGGTGCTCTACCGTTTCGTGCATGACGAAGGCGGCACCGTCGATCAGGCGCGTGAGTTCCTGCTCACCGCGGCCGCCATCGGGGGTCTGATCAAGCATCGGAGTTCCATCTCCGGCGCGGAGGTGGGTTGCCAGGGGGAGGTGGGCTCGGCCGCCGCCATGGCGGCGGCAGGCCTGTGCGCGGTGCGCGGGGGCAGCCCGAAACAGATCGAGAACGCCGCGGAGATCGCCCTGGAACATCATCTGGGCATGACCTGCGACCCGGTCCAGGGTCTGGTGCAGGTGCCGTGTATCGAGCGCAATGCCTTCGGTGCCATCAAGGCCTACAGCGCCGCGTCACTGGCGCTGCATGGCAGCGGAGAGCATTTCATGCCCCTGGACAACTGCATCGCCGCCATGAAGCAGACCGGTCAGGAGATGTCGTCCAAGTTCAAGGAAACGGCACTGGGCGGTCTGGCCGTGAGCATCACCGAGTGCTGACGGTGTCCGTGAGGGCTGCCGTGTCGGTGAGCGCCCGCCGGGTGGATACATGAGCGACAGCGATGCCCGCTGTCCCTGGTGTCTCGGATTTCCCGAATATGTCCGGTATCACGACGAGGAATGGGGTGTGCCGAGCTTCGACGAGCGGCACCTGTTCGAGATGCTGATCCTCGAAGGTGCCCAGGCGGGTCTCTCCTGGGCCACCATCCTCAGAAAGCGTGAAAACTACCGCAAGGCCTTCGATGGTTTCGACGCGGAGCGCATGGCGCGTTACACGCCCGAACGCATCGAGCGCCTGCTGGCCGACCCCGGTATCGTGCGCAACCGCCTCAAGGTGCAGGCCGCCGTGGGCAATGCCCGGGCGGTGCTCCGGCTCAGGGAGGACGGGCACGCGCTGGCGGACTACCTCTGGCGTTACGTGGACGGACGTCCCGTCATCCATCACTTCACCACGCTGTCCGAGGTCCCCGCCTCCACGCCGCTTTCCGACATCATGAGCCGGGACCTGAAGAAGCGCGGCTTCCGCTTTGTCGGCAGCACCATCTGTTACGCCTTCATGCAGGCAGTGGGCATGGTGAACGATCACCTGGTCCGCTGCCCCCGGCACCGCGTGCTGAACCGTGGCTGGAAAAGGCGTAAGGGGTAAGGCGTAAGGCGGAAGGCATTATCAGGGACTGTAATTAAATCTGTGTAACTGCTTGTTTCTGTTTATGGTAGCTGAAACGGGAGGCAAGCAGATGCAAGAACAAGAGAAGAAGGAGTTGGCGGCGCGCCTGGCCAAGGGGATCAAGACGGAGAAGGATCTCAGTGATTTCAGCGCTGAGCTGATGAAGCTGGTGGTGGAAACCGCGCTGGGCGCGGAGATGGAGGCGCACCTGGGCTATGCCAAGCACGACCCGGCTGGGCACCACAGCGGCAACAGTCGCAACGGATTCAGCCGCAAGACGCTCAAGGGCAGTCACGGGGAGGTCGAGATTGCCACGCCCCGGGATCGCAACGGCAGCTTCGAGCCGCGGCTGGTGGGCAAGGGCCAGACGCGGCTGACACAGTTTGATGATCAGATCCTGGCGCTCTATGCCCGGGGCATGAGCACGCGCGACATTGTCTCGGCCTTTGAGCAGATGTACGGGGCGCAAGTGTCTGCGAACCTGGTCTCGCGGGTCACCGAGGCGGTGATCGAGCAGGTTGAGGCCTGGCAGAACCGGGTGCTCGACGAGGTCTATCCCATTGTTTTTCTGGATTGTGTGGTGCTCAAGGTGCGCCAGGACCGGCGCATGGTGAATAAATCGATGTACCTGGCGCTGGGCATCAACACCGAGGGCGAGAAGGAGTTGCTGGGGCTGTGGCTGGCCGAAACCGAGGGGGCGAAGTTCTGGCTCTCGGTGCTCACCGAGCTTCAGAACCGGGGGGTCAAGGAGATCTTCATCGCCTGCGTGGACGGGCTGAGCGGCTTCCCCGATGCCATCGAGGCGGCCTTCCCCCATGCGCGGGTGCAGCTGTGCATGGTGCACATGGTGAGAAACAGCGTGCGCTACGTCTCCTGGAAGGAGCGCAAGGCGGTGTGCCGGGACCTGCGCCAGATCTACCACAGCGCGAGCGCCGAGCAGGCCGAGGCGCAGCTTGCTGCCTTTGAGGCCGTCTGGGGCGAGCGCTATCCCAGCATTGGGCCGATCTGGCGCCGGCACTGGGCACAGGTGATCCCGCTGTTTGATTATCCGCCCGAGATCCGCAAGGTGACCTACACCACCAACGCCATCGAATCGCTCAACAGCGTCATCCGCAAGGCCACCAAGAACCGGCGTGTCTTCCCCAGCGATGCCTCGGCGATGAAGGTGGTATTCTTGGCCGTGCAGAGCGCCTCAAAGCGCTGGACCCGGCCCATCCAGAACTGGAAGGCCGCCATGCATCGATTCGAAATCGAACATGGCGAGCGAATCCGGGCCACTCAGGGATAGGCAGTTACACAAAAAGAATTACAGACTCCTACACTCTGGGTTCATCCTTCATCCTTCATCCTTCATCCTTCATCCTTCATCCTTCATCCTTCATCCTTCATCCTTCATTCTTTCTATGACGCCCATGGATTTCATCATCCCCGACTGGCCTGCTCCGCCCTCCATCGGCGCCGCTTCCACCACCCGGCAGGGAGGCGTGAGCGTCGCGCCCTTCGACAGCTTCAATCTGGCGGGACACGTGGGTGACGCACCGGAGGCCGTGGCGGCCAACAGGGCGCTCCTCGTGAAATCTCTGGCACTGCCTGCCGAACCCGTCTGGCTCAGCCAGATGCACGACACCACCGTGGTGGATGCGGGGCACAGTGAGCCTGGGGTGGAGGCCGATGCCTCGGTGGCGTTCGGGCCGGATGTCGTGTGTGCGGTGATGACCGCCGACTGCCTGCCGGTCCTGTTGTGCCACGAACGGGGTGACCGGGTGGGGGTGGTTCATGCGGGGTGGCGAGGGCTTTCCACCGGTGTGCTGGAGGCCGCGGTGCGGGCACTGGGTGGCGGTGACGGACTCATGGCGTGGCTGGGGCCGGCTATCGGACCCGAGGCCTTTCAGGTGGGCGGCGAAGTGCGCGAGGCGTTCCTGGATCGTGATCCCGGCGCGGCCATCGCCTTCCAGCCCGACGGCGAACGCTGGCTTGCGGATCTCTACACCCTGGCCCGGCGCAGGCTGGCGGCCCGCGGGGTGACAACGGTCTACGGTGGCGGATGGTGCACGTTCAGCGATGCGCGGCGTTTCTTTTCCTACCGGCGCGAGCCGCGCACCGGCCGCATGGCCAGCCTGATCTGGATCAGGCGGTAAAGGCGGGGGCAAGTTCAAAGTTCAAGGTTCAAAGTTCAAAGGGAGGATGGCCGGCCACCCTTGAACTTTGAACTTTGAATCTTGAATTCCCGCCAGCACCACCCATGTTTAGGGGTATTGCCACAGTTGCCCTGCGAGAATTCAATCGATGCGAATGGACAAACTTACCAGCAAGTTCCAGATGGCCCTCCAGGATGCGCATTCCCTGGCGGTGGGCCGCGACCACCAGATGATCGAACCGGTGCATCTGATGATCGCGCTGCTGGATCAGGAAGGCGGCACGGTCCGCCATGTGCTGGCCCAGGCCGGTGCGAACATCAACCTGCTGCGCTCCCAGCTGGGCGAGGCCCTCGAACGTCTGCCGAGCGTCGAGGGGGCGGCCGGCGAGCTGCACATCTCCAATGATCTGGGACGCCTGCTCAATCTTTGTGACAAGGCGGCCCAGAAGCGCAAGGACCAGTTCATCTCGTCGGAACTGTTTGTGCTGGCGGCGCTGGAGGACAGAGGTGTCCTGGGCGATTTGCTCAAGAAGGCCGGCGCCGACAGGCAGTCTGTGGAAAAATCCATCGAGGAGATGCGCGGGGGACAGAAGATCGACGACCCCAACGCCGAGGAACAGCGGCAGGCGCTCGAGAAGTACACCATCGACCTGACCGAGCGGGCCGAGCAGGGCAAGCTGGATCCGGTGATCGGCCGTGACGACGAGATCCGCCGCGCGATTCAGGTTCTGCAGCGGCGCACCAAGAACAATCCGGTGCTCATCGGCGAACCGGGGGTGGGCAAGACCGCCATCGTGGAGGGTCTGGCCCAGCGCATCATCAACGGTGAAGTGCCCGAGGGCCTCAAGGACAGGCGGCTGTTGTCGCTGGACATGGGCGCACTCATCGCCGGTGCCAAGTTCCGGGGCGAGTTCGAGGAGCGCCTGAAGGCGGTGCTCAATGACCTGTCCAAGCAGGAAGGGCGCATCATTCTGTTCATCGATGAGATCCACACCATGGTGGGCGCAGGCAAGGCCGAGGGTGCCATGGATGCGGGCAATATGCTGAAGCCCGCCCTGTCCCGCGGCGAGTTGCACTGCATCGGCGCTACCACACTGGATGAGTACCGCAAGTACATCGAGAAGGACGCGGCGCTGGAGCGCCGTTTCCAGAAGGTGCTGGTGGACGAGCCTACGGTGGAGGACACCATTGCCATCCTGCGGGGCCTGAAGGAACGCTACGAGGTGCACCACGGCGTCGACATCACCGACCCGGCCATCGTCGCCGCGGCCATGCTCTCCCACCGCTACATCACCGACCGCCAGCTGCCGGACAAGGCCATCGATCTCATTGACGAGGCCGCCAGCCGCATCCGCATGGAGATCGACTCCAAGCCCGAGGAGATGGACCGCCTGGACCGGCGCCTGATTCAGCTCAAGATCGAGCGTG carries:
- a CDS encoding TldD/PmbA family protein, whose translation is MTMQWKRVLEDFKAIVPSVGFWSLRLVREHARGLTVREGVLQPPTEDLDQGAHITLVDGRASAYAATSELSRAGLEAACHRALQWLEVNRRHALFDAGRMPRPRHSGRYGSAVDTPWEAWPLDDKIRMLVDINRALRIHDAIVDWLARLDHRHVQTHLYTSDGVVIEQDFHYLVPGYAAVANRGAQTQMRTGGGWGAATQGGLERLPAYGFPDDATRVAEEALALLDAPECPDTRADLLLMPSQMTLQIHESIGHPLELDRILGDERNFAGASFVSPDMFGNYRYGSSLLNVTHDPAVPGEVANYGFDDEGTRAERVYLIREGILERPLGSAASGVRAGLPGLANARACAWNRPPIDRMANLNIEPGNSTFDELVAKVEYGVLMDTNRSWSIDDHRNKFQFGCEVGRLIQDGELRGLVRNPNYRGISAEFWRNLAGVGGPDTREVWGTPYCGKGEPNQMIQVGHASPPCLFRDVEVFGGD
- a CDS encoding ATP-grasp domain-containing protein, coding for MGNSPPDHHRDLDLLNPYARIIVDEALRRGITFRLLDPEAGYFCLTHGGRSIVCLESLSELTSAIAMSLCDDKSATLRLLRRAGLRVPEQVRAGDEEANRAFLERHGRIVVKPLRGEQGAGVSVNIHDADEMDMAVRDARRFADTVLLEEHVDGEDLRILVIGDEVVAAAVRRAPTIVGNGHDDIRTLIKVRSREREQETGGESRIPLDHETERCVHDAGFGLDHVLEAGVELVVRDTYNLHKGATIHDVTHLLHPHIAGMALEAARLIDIPVMGLDLLMPDVRGEDYVIIEANERPGLANHAPRPTAQRFIDLLFPDTVQGP
- a CDS encoding oxygen-binding di-iron domain-containing protein, with the translated sequence MIEQPLISTTSVNPDVDALGTWLPVPGFGVLPVNAFVIRAARPVLVDTGNAALGAAFLRALEQSIDPARLDWIWLTHPDPDHVGNLASVLERAPRARVVTTFLGMAKMGLLGLPVDRIHLLNPGQSLDAGDRRLLAVTPPVFDAPESTGLFDPTTGTLFSADCFGALLPAAAVHAADVDPETLRTGMTGWATVDAPWLHRVDRARFRESLQAVADLQPKAVLSSHLPPAEGMTDTLLDNLAKAPDAAPFIGPDQAALERMMAA
- a CDS encoding TetR/AcrR family transcriptional regulator; translated protein: MEKRRYTLRKRAEAKEDTRARIVDAIIDVHRELGPRNATVSAVAERAGVQRLTVYRHFPDDASLFEACTSTWLERNPPPDAAFLEGIADPAARTRRGLEALYGYYRRTRRMWAVSYRDMEEVPALQEPMAGFEAGLEDYLQALLRGWGLRGARRARVADTLALALRFHTWEALATRGRDDASKAGLVMEWLAGITGGRSLR
- a CDS encoding DUF488 domain-containing protein, whose translation is MTGRISLRRVHAEPQAEDGLRVLVDRLWPRGLRKADAAVDLWLREIAPSHELRRWFGHDPARWTEFRARYRDELAGRPDRLRELMAHCRRGPVTLLYAARDGDRNNAVVLLEVLREELAEEARVDEPASPVCYAPPDHGHT
- a CDS encoding multidrug effflux MFS transporter, which produces MMSPRLIVLILSLLLGIQPITTDLYLPALPTMTAELDAPVALGQLTLGAMLLAFGASQLIWGPLSDRFGRRPVLLVGLSLYTLAALASTFADTMMQLVVWRAVQGAAMGASVMCARAIVRDLYTPEVAARVMSKGFSGLGVIACLSAPLGGLLTDAFGWRASLLMLAVFGALTLALLVLRFEETVREPNPRALQPTMLVKIWGHILSRHAFWSFALLAAATYGGLFTFLAASPFVLIEIHGVPRTAYGFWMASMSAAYLFGTFMCRRLLIRFGVRQTVAIGGLFSLAGGTSFGVLALAGVHGIWAIMVPQYLFMLGHGVHQPCGQSGAVAPFPYAAGAASALCGFLMMLAAFAMGLWLGAAMDGTPFPMTNGMWFWGVATAAVAWLLVWRTEEVRLPDEQRVQAPRETGADG
- a CDS encoding class I SAM-dependent methyltransferase, with protein sequence MFADPATHPHAAAERATYDLHENDPADPRYRAFLARLSGPLLQHLRPGMEGLDYGCGPGPALSVMLEEAGMRMALYDPFYAPDMAVLERRYDFVTCTEVVEHFHRPAADWTRLAGLLRPGGRLGVMTRMVPEDRAFHRWHYKNDPTHVAFYSPRVMAWLAGHLGLEIDLMEGDVVLMRRP
- a CDS encoding L-serine ammonia-lyase, which codes for MFISVLELFKIGIGPSSSHTMGPMVAAAAFALRAREWLATHGGNAEVSLRCTLKGSLAYTGLGHGTDRAVALGFHGHTPRGVSDQDVDALVQSIWQTRVIPIGGGEAIRFSPGTDIVFDRGEPLPEHPNGMIFELRDRSGEVLLSETSFSIGGGFVSTLEEIHRLVAPLSMESTDACPWGFDSAREMLRMAEQSGLSIAAMKRANELAVMTGTALDEGLDAIWEAMRRCIHTGLAAEGVLPGGLELSRRARALHEQLVDNPNDATVNDWLCAYAMAVNEENAAGHMVVTAPTNGAAGVIPAVLYRFVHDEGGTVDQAREFLLTAAAIGGLIKHRSSISGAEVGCQGEVGSAAAMAAAGLCAVRGGSPKQIENAAEIALEHHLGMTCDPVQGLVQVPCIERNAFGAIKAYSAASLALHGSGEHFMPLDNCIAAMKQTGQEMSSKFKETALGGLAVSITEC
- a CDS encoding DNA-3-methyladenine glycosylase I — encoded protein: MSDSDARCPWCLGFPEYVRYHDEEWGVPSFDERHLFEMLILEGAQAGLSWATILRKRENYRKAFDGFDAERMARYTPERIERLLADPGIVRNRLKVQAAVGNARAVLRLREDGHALADYLWRYVDGRPVIHHFTTLSEVPASTPLSDIMSRDLKKRGFRFVGSTICYAFMQAVGMVNDHLVRCPRHRVLNRGWKRRKG
- a CDS encoding IS256 family transposase, whose amino-acid sequence is MQEQEKKELAARLAKGIKTEKDLSDFSAELMKLVVETALGAEMEAHLGYAKHDPAGHHSGNSRNGFSRKTLKGSHGEVEIATPRDRNGSFEPRLVGKGQTRLTQFDDQILALYARGMSTRDIVSAFEQMYGAQVSANLVSRVTEAVIEQVEAWQNRVLDEVYPIVFLDCVVLKVRQDRRMVNKSMYLALGINTEGEKELLGLWLAETEGAKFWLSVLTELQNRGVKEIFIACVDGLSGFPDAIEAAFPHARVQLCMVHMVRNSVRYVSWKERKAVCRDLRQIYHSASAEQAEAQLAAFEAVWGERYPSIGPIWRRHWAQVIPLFDYPPEIRKVTYTTNAIESLNSVIRKATKNRRVFPSDASAMKVVFLAVQSASKRWTRPIQNWKAAMHRFEIEHGERIRATQG